In Theropithecus gelada isolate Dixy chromosome 13, Tgel_1.0, whole genome shotgun sequence, one DNA window encodes the following:
- the RNASEH1 gene encoding ribonuclease H1 isoform X2, whose protein sequence is MKASKRLHEPLDGDGDESAEPYAKHMKPSMEPAPPVSRDTFSYMGDFVVVYTDGCCSSNGRRRPRAGIGVYWGPGHPLNVGIRLPGRQTNQRAEIHAACKAIEQAKAQNISKLVLYTDSMFTINGITNWVQSWKENGWKTSAGKEVINKEDFVALERLTQGMDIQWMHVPGHSGFIGNEEADRLARKGAKQSED, encoded by the exons ATGAAAGCCAGCAAGCGACTCCATGAGCCActggatggagatggagatgaaaGCGCAGAGCCCTATGCAAAGCACATGAAGCCGAGCATGGAGCCGGCGCCTCCAGTTAGCAGAGACACGTTTTCCTACATGG GAGACTTTGTTGTCGTCTACACTGATGGCTGCTGCTCCAGTAATGGGCGTAGAAGGCCACGAGCGGGAATCGGCGTTTACTGGGGGCCGGGCCATCCTTT AAATGTAGGCATTAGACTTCCTGGGCGACAGACAAACCAAAGAGCAGAAATTCAT GCAGCCTGCAAAGCCATTGAACAAGCAAAGGCTCAAAACATCAGTAAACTGGTTCTGTATACAGACAGTATGTTTACTATAAACG GTATAACTAACTGGGTTCAAAGTTGGAAGGAAAATGGGTGGAAGACAAGTGCAGGGAAAGAGGTGATCAACAAAGAGGACTTCGTGGCACTGGAGAGGCTCACCCAGGGGATGGACATTCAGTGG ATGCACGTTCCTGGTCATTCGGGATTTATAGGCAATGAAGAAGCTGATAGATTAGCCAGAAAAGGAGCTAAGCAATCGGAAGACTGA